A single window of Nocardia sp. NBC_01327 DNA harbors:
- a CDS encoding DUF4254 domain-containing protein, with protein MALPDMSDQYADVGSQALTSGLLPTSDLLLRACRGHRVVGGPLLWFAHDLAVLHERRVVGRGGTGPETDPTAIIENKRRRIELVMAIDDWIVRSVPQHRLGATLHTETVGSVIDRLAEASIRAHHALMTLDANDEMLHGTWHHLAELSDAYDDLVRDVLAGRRRLPAW; from the coding sequence GTGGCATTGCCCGACATGTCCGATCAGTATGCGGACGTCGGTTCACAAGCGCTAACGTCCGGCCTATTGCCGACTTCGGACCTACTTTTGCGCGCTTGCCGTGGTCATCGCGTCGTCGGCGGACCCCTGCTGTGGTTCGCCCACGATCTCGCGGTGCTGCACGAGCGGCGCGTGGTGGGACGTGGCGGCACCGGGCCGGAAACCGATCCGACCGCCATTATCGAGAACAAGCGGCGGCGCATCGAATTGGTGATGGCCATTGACGATTGGATCGTGCGCTCCGTGCCCCAGCATCGGCTGGGCGCCACGTTGCACACCGAAACGGTCGGATCGGTCATAGATAGATTGGCCGAGGCGTCTATTCGCGCACACCACGCGTTGATGACCCTCGACGCCAATGATGAAATGCTGCACGGCACTTGGCATCATTTGGCCGAATTGTCCGATGCCTACGATGATCTCGTGCGTGATGTGCTCGCCGGAAGGCGTCGGCTTCCCGCTTGGTAG
- a CDS encoding GNAT family N-acetyltransferase — MTPHLRPAHHSDIGTITRFRLQRTSWLAARGSDQWTRAGRGLPIETFVRSVARAVRNGETWMAEIDGETAGTITVNDRADEGLWSPGEIAEAVIVHYMIVDLRFAGHRIGHALLEHAATLAAHSNRDWVRLDAWTTNGGLHDYYIRAGFRQARFAGPEATGPSGALFERPTASWLSTRKLHPEPLPLTAHPQLTRADIA, encoded by the coding sequence ATGACACCGCATCTACGCCCGGCTCATCATTCAGACATAGGAACCATCACCCGGTTCCGGCTCCAACGCACCAGCTGGCTGGCAGCCCGCGGTAGCGATCAGTGGACCCGGGCCGGCCGAGGTCTGCCCATCGAGACCTTCGTCCGGTCCGTGGCCCGCGCCGTCCGCAATGGCGAAACGTGGATGGCCGAGATCGATGGCGAGACCGCCGGCACCATCACCGTGAACGACCGTGCGGACGAAGGCCTTTGGTCGCCCGGCGAGATCGCCGAGGCGGTGATCGTGCACTACATGATCGTGGACCTCCGCTTCGCCGGTCACCGCATCGGCCATGCCCTCCTGGAGCATGCCGCGACCCTGGCTGCGCACAGCAACCGTGACTGGGTCCGCCTGGATGCCTGGACCACCAATGGCGGGCTGCACGACTACTACATCCGGGCGGGCTTCCGCCAAGCCCGCTTCGCCGGGCCCGAAGCCACCGGCCCGTCGGGCGCGCTCTTCGAACGGCCAACCGCCAGCTGGCTTTCCACCCGCAAGCTCCACCCCGAGCCCCTCCCCCTCACGGCACACCCGCAGCTCACGCGGGCCGACATCGCCTGA
- a CDS encoding agmatine deiminase family protein, translating into MAPDGIAQWRMPAEHAPHRRTWMAFPPVGSEITATPEAVDEARTAWTAVAHAVAQFEPVSMVVDPADTAAARRMLSGAIDIVEAPLDDAWMRDIGPTFVHAADGSVAAVDWVFNGWGQQDWARWDNDRQIGTVVAAAAGVPVIESPLVNEGGGIQVDGAGTVIVTETVQLDPYRNPGLTREQVEAELRRTIGIDTALWLPRGLWRDSQRFGTRGHSDIVAALPAPGVVLVHDQRDPAHPDHALSDEIMKLFAAETASTGRPFEVVPVPAPRALRDEEGFVDYSYINHYVCDNAVILCGFDDPNDAEAAAVLAEVYPGRTIVTVDARPIFARGGGIHCITQNEPLPVR; encoded by the coding sequence ATGGCACCGGACGGAATCGCCCAGTGGCGCATGCCCGCCGAGCACGCGCCGCACCGCCGCACCTGGATGGCCTTTCCCCCGGTGGGTTCGGAAATCACCGCGACGCCCGAGGCCGTCGATGAGGCCCGCACGGCGTGGACCGCCGTGGCGCACGCCGTCGCGCAGTTCGAACCGGTCTCGATGGTGGTAGATCCCGCCGATACCGCGGCGGCCCGCCGAATGCTCTCCGGCGCAATCGATATCGTCGAAGCCCCGCTCGACGATGCCTGGATGCGCGATATCGGCCCGACCTTCGTGCATGCCGCCGACGGTTCCGTCGCGGCCGTCGACTGGGTGTTCAATGGCTGGGGCCAACAGGATTGGGCCCGCTGGGACAATGACCGGCAGATCGGCACGGTGGTCGCCGCGGCGGCCGGGGTGCCGGTCATCGAGTCACCGCTCGTGAACGAGGGCGGCGGCATCCAGGTGGACGGCGCGGGGACGGTCATCGTCACCGAGACGGTGCAGCTGGATCCCTACCGCAATCCGGGACTGACCAGGGAGCAGGTGGAGGCCGAACTGCGGCGCACCATCGGCATCGACACGGCGCTCTGGCTGCCGCGCGGACTGTGGCGCGATTCGCAGCGCTTCGGCACCCGCGGGCACTCCGATATCGTCGCCGCGCTGCCGGCCCCGGGTGTGGTCCTGGTGCACGATCAGCGCGATCCGGCCCATCCCGATCACGCGCTCAGCGACGAGATCATGAAGCTCTTCGCCGCCGAGACCGCTTCCACCGGAAGGCCTTTCGAGGTCGTTCCGGTCCCCGCACCGCGCGCCCTCCGCGACGAGGAGGGTTTCGTCGACTACAGCTATATCAATCACTACGTGTGCGATAACGCGGTCATCCTGTGCGGGTTCGACGATCCGAACGATGCCGAGGCGGCCGCGGTACTGGCCGAGGTCTATCCCGGCCGCACCATCGTCACCGTGGACGCCCGGCCCATCTTCGCCCGTGGCGGCGGTATCCACTGCATTACCCAGAACGAGCCGCTGCCCGTTCGCTGA
- a CDS encoding APC family permease, translated as MLVQNAPEAPPHSDKGLATNKIGTLAGAVLSIASIAPAYTTTASMGLIVAAVGLKMPALLIAGFIPMFLAAYAYREFSAETPDCGASFTWSARSLGPYIGWMAGWGSVIAVVIVLANIAAVGAEFLYLFIGRVVHSEYIATLGDNKLINIATTLAFLAAAGWAASRGISSSERAQYVLVGFQLAVLLLFAGVALAKAMTGDAPSGLSFSMDWFNPLTGLTLGAFAIGLIGSVFMYWGWDTALTLGEECKDPKRTPGRAGLLSILTVLGTYLLLAVALMWYAGVGDTGVGLSNPDTASNVFGALAQPIMGGAGELLLFLAVLVSTIASLQATFLPAARAMLAMGTFKALPSRFATVHPTYQVPRFGTAVAAVVAGGFYAVTALLSQHVLLDTIAALGIMICWYYGITAFACVWYFRRQWFASARDFMFKLLFPLLGGTMLLVVFTISVRESLKPEVGSGASIFGIGLVFYLGFGILALGAVLMLIMRWRQPEYFRGQTLPRAISGDPMPAPAEPHLSTL; from the coding sequence ATGCTTGTGCAGAACGCCCCCGAGGCCCCGCCGCACAGCGATAAGGGATTGGCAACCAACAAGATCGGCACTCTCGCCGGCGCCGTCCTGAGCATCGCGTCCATCGCGCCCGCCTACACCACGACGGCCAGTATGGGCCTGATCGTGGCCGCGGTCGGCCTGAAGATGCCCGCACTGCTCATCGCCGGATTCATCCCGATGTTCCTGGCGGCCTACGCCTATCGCGAGTTCAGCGCCGAAACCCCCGACTGCGGCGCCTCGTTCACGTGGTCGGCACGCTCACTGGGCCCCTATATCGGCTGGATGGCCGGATGGGGTTCGGTGATCGCGGTGGTGATCGTGCTGGCCAATATCGCCGCGGTGGGCGCGGAGTTCCTGTACCTGTTCATCGGGCGGGTGGTGCATTCGGAGTACATCGCCACGCTGGGCGATAACAAGCTCATCAATATCGCGACCACGCTGGCATTCCTGGCGGCGGCCGGCTGGGCGGCCAGCCGCGGGATCAGTTCCAGTGAGCGTGCCCAGTATGTGCTGGTCGGCTTCCAGCTCGCGGTGCTGCTGCTGTTCGCCGGTGTCGCACTCGCCAAGGCCATGACCGGGGACGCGCCGTCCGGGCTGAGTTTCAGCATGGACTGGTTCAACCCGCTCACCGGACTTACGCTGGGCGCCTTCGCGATCGGCCTGATCGGCTCGGTATTCATGTACTGGGGCTGGGACACCGCGCTCACGCTGGGCGAGGAGTGCAAGGATCCCAAGCGCACGCCGGGCCGGGCCGGGCTGCTGTCCATTCTGACCGTGCTGGGCACCTATCTGCTGCTGGCCGTCGCGCTCATGTGGTACGCCGGTGTCGGCGATACCGGTGTCGGCCTGAGCAATCCGGACACGGCCAGCAATGTGTTCGGCGCACTGGCCCAGCCGATCATGGGCGGTGCGGGCGAGCTGCTGCTGTTCCTCGCGGTGCTGGTCTCCACCATTGCCAGCCTGCAGGCCACCTTCCTGCCCGCGGCGCGCGCCATGCTCGCCATGGGCACCTTCAAGGCGCTGCCGAGCCGCTTCGCCACCGTTCATCCGACGTATCAGGTGCCGCGCTTCGGGACCGCGGTCGCCGCGGTGGTCGCGGGCGGTTTCTACGCGGTGACCGCACTGCTCTCGCAGCATGTGCTGCTGGATACCATTGCCGCCCTGGGCATCATGATCTGCTGGTACTACGGCATCACGGCCTTCGCCTGCGTCTGGTACTTCCGCAGGCAGTGGTTCGCCTCGGCGCGGGACTTCATGTTCAAGCTGCTGTTCCCGCTGCTCGGCGGCACCATGCTGCTGGTGGTCTTCACCATCTCGGTGCGCGAGAGCCTCAAGCCCGAAGTCGGCAGTGGCGCATCGATTTTCGGCATCGGCCTGGTGTTCTACCTGGGCTTCGGGATTCTCGCGCTGGGCGCGGTGCTGATGCTGATCATGCGCTGGCGGCAGCCGGAGTACTTCCGCGGGCAGACCCTCCCCCGGGCGATCTCCGGCGATCCCATGCCCGCGCCCGCCGAACCGCACCTGAGCACGCTGTAG
- a CDS encoding flavin monoamine oxidase family protein, producing the protein MPVITRDVVVIGAGPSGLTAAVELHRAGLSVAVLEARERVGGRTRTGEIDGAMIEIGGQWLSPHHTAALELVQELGLKTFSRYRDGESVYLAADGVRHRFTGDVFPAPEATSKEIDRLLGLLDELAAAVGAEEPWAHPRAAELDSVPFSIWLEGQSADEYARETVAFYVAGAMLTKPAHTFSTLQALHMAAAQGSFTNLATDTFMLDKRVVGGMQQVSQRLAEVIGDDLHLNSPARRIQWSDNDVTVFADGDLEVRAGQVILAVPPNLYSCISFDPPLPRRRHQMYQHMSFGFVVKVHAVYPTPFWRENGLSGTGFSDTDMVSEIYDNTNHGMDNGALVGFIAHEQADAYFAMDAAQRKQAALDCLVRYLGPEAADPAVYYESDWGAEEWTRGAYGVSFDLGGMTRYGHDHRDPVGPLHFACSDLAGHGFQHVDGAIRMGRRAAGAIVAARPS; encoded by the coding sequence GTGCCTGTCATCACCCGTGACGTTGTTGTCATCGGCGCCGGACCGTCCGGTCTGACCGCCGCCGTGGAACTGCACCGGGCCGGGCTGTCGGTGGCCGTGCTCGAGGCGCGCGAGCGCGTCGGCGGCCGCACCCGGACCGGCGAGATCGACGGCGCGATGATCGAGATCGGCGGCCAGTGGCTGTCCCCGCATCACACCGCCGCACTGGAATTGGTGCAGGAGCTCGGTCTGAAGACCTTCTCCCGCTATCGCGACGGCGAGTCGGTGTACCTGGCGGCGGACGGCGTCCGGCACCGCTTCACCGGTGATGTCTTCCCCGCGCCCGAGGCGACCTCGAAGGAGATCGACCGGCTGCTGGGACTGCTGGACGAGCTGGCCGCGGCGGTCGGCGCGGAAGAGCCGTGGGCGCATCCCCGAGCGGCAGAACTGGATTCGGTGCCCTTCAGCATCTGGCTGGAGGGGCAGTCCGCGGACGAGTACGCCCGCGAGACGGTCGCCTTCTACGTCGCCGGCGCCATGCTGACCAAACCGGCGCACACCTTCTCGACCCTGCAGGCGCTCCACATGGCCGCCGCCCAGGGCTCTTTCACCAATCTGGCGACCGACACCTTCATGCTCGACAAGCGCGTCGTCGGCGGTATGCAGCAGGTATCGCAGCGACTGGCCGAGGTGATCGGCGATGATCTGCACCTGAACTCCCCGGCACGGCGTATTCAGTGGTCCGACAACGACGTCACCGTCTTCGCCGACGGCGATCTCGAGGTCCGCGCGGGCCAGGTCATTCTGGCGGTACCGCCGAACCTGTACTCGTGCATCAGCTTCGACCCGCCGCTGCCGCGCCGTCGTCACCAGATGTACCAGCACATGTCCTTCGGATTCGTGGTCAAGGTGCACGCGGTCTATCCGACCCCGTTCTGGCGCGAAAACGGTTTATCTGGAACAGGTTTCAGTGATACCGATATGGTCTCGGAGATCTACGACAACACCAACCACGGCATGGACAACGGCGCGCTGGTCGGATTCATCGCCCACGAGCAGGCCGACGCGTACTTCGCCATGGACGCCGCCCAGCGCAAGCAGGCCGCACTGGACTGCCTGGTCCGCTACCTGGGCCCCGAGGCCGCCGACCCCGCCGTCTACTACGAATCCGACTGGGGCGCAGAGGAATGGACGCGCGGCGCCTACGGCGTCAGCTTCGACCTCGGCGGTATGACCCGCTACGGCCACGACCATCGCGACCCGGTCGGCCCCCTGCACTTCGCCTGTTCGGACCTCGCGGGCCACGGCTTCCAGCACGTGGACGGCGCGATCCGCATGGGCCGCCGAGCCGCCGGCGCCATTGTGGCAGCACGCCCGTCCTGA
- a CDS encoding nitrilase-related carbon-nitrogen hydrolase: protein MNVITCFEPPVSHARVADPVRPPLRVALVQHHWQDDAAALQAELLEGIAQAAAAGAKVVFLPEITLSKYPAFVRGGENPGANAEELTGGPTFTFAAKAAIEHGIFVHASLYERAEQGDGLGYNTAILVSPSGELVGRTRKVHIPISDGYYEDTYFRAGPATDEAYRPHSHPDLGDARIGMPTCWDEWFPEVARMYSLAGADLIVYPTAIGSEPSFPAFDTQPLWQHVIVGNGITAGTFMVVPNRFGDEGEITFYGSSFISDPYGRILVQAPRDESAVLVADLDLDQRKDWLALFPFLDTRRPDTYARLTAPVDHANPFGQA, encoded by the coding sequence GTGAACGTCATCACCTGTTTCGAACCGCCGGTCTCGCATGCGCGAGTCGCCGATCCGGTGCGCCCGCCGCTGCGGGTCGCCCTGGTCCAGCACCACTGGCAGGACGATGCCGCGGCCCTGCAGGCCGAACTGCTCGAGGGCATAGCCCAAGCGGCCGCGGCCGGAGCCAAGGTGGTCTTCCTGCCCGAGATCACCCTGAGCAAGTACCCGGCGTTCGTGCGCGGCGGCGAGAATCCGGGCGCGAACGCCGAGGAGCTGACCGGCGGCCCCACCTTCACCTTCGCGGCGAAGGCGGCGATCGAGCACGGCATCTTCGTGCACGCCTCGCTGTACGAGCGCGCCGAGCAGGGCGACGGCCTGGGATACAACACCGCGATCCTGGTGTCCCCCAGCGGAGAACTGGTCGGCCGCACGCGCAAGGTGCACATTCCGATCAGCGACGGGTACTACGAGGACACCTACTTCCGGGCCGGTCCCGCCACCGACGAGGCCTATCGCCCGCACAGCCATCCGGATCTCGGCGACGCCCGCATCGGCATGCCGACCTGCTGGGACGAATGGTTCCCGGAGGTCGCGCGCATGTACTCGCTGGCCGGGGCGGACCTCATCGTCTACCCGACCGCCATCGGTTCCGAGCCCAGCTTCCCGGCCTTCGACACCCAGCCGCTGTGGCAGCACGTGATCGTGGGCAACGGGATTACCGCGGGCACCTTCATGGTGGTGCCCAACCGCTTCGGCGACGAAGGCGAAATCACCTTCTACGGTTCCTCTTTCATCTCCGATCCGTACGGCCGCATCCTGGTGCAGGCGCCGCGCGACGAATCCGCGGTGCTGGTCGCCGATCTGGACCTCGATCAGCGCAAGGACTGGCTGGCCCTGTTCCCGTTCCTCGATACCCGCCGTCCCGACACCTACGCTCGCCTGACCGCGCCGGTGGATCACGCGAACCCGTTCGGGCAGGCGTGA
- a CDS encoding GntR family transcriptional regulator, whose protein sequence is MADGPRYQRIADLLREEIRAGKWNPGDRLPSHNELADQMQVSITTARNAIQLLVAENLVYTATSRGTIVRSQEVLESVVTNHIRPDRPRAAHDIFVEIARAAGREPSKQFSARMEPASPEVAHWLGVERDAWVVSRTVMQYLDNEPWSWEVSFYPRDLAEATGIDVPHDIPEGTTRRLAERGFAETAHRDTVVARPATAEEAAVLGVGPGTILLDHLRIGANHERITRVTRHRSTAARNRLAYELGDDPGTDIIRKTLGAPPPPGNSHSFESSLLPGSP, encoded by the coding sequence ATGGCGGACGGTCCGAGATACCAACGGATCGCAGACCTCCTCCGCGAGGAGATCCGCGCCGGCAAGTGGAACCCGGGCGATCGACTACCAAGCCACAATGAGCTGGCCGATCAGATGCAGGTCTCGATCACCACCGCTCGCAATGCGATTCAGCTCCTGGTTGCCGAAAACCTGGTGTACACAGCAACTTCCCGCGGCACCATCGTGCGCAGCCAGGAGGTGCTGGAATCGGTTGTCACCAACCACATTCGCCCCGACCGGCCCCGTGCTGCCCACGATATCTTCGTGGAGATCGCGCGGGCGGCCGGCCGGGAGCCGTCCAAACAGTTCAGCGCCCGCATGGAACCGGCGAGCCCGGAGGTCGCGCACTGGCTGGGTGTGGAGCGTGATGCGTGGGTGGTCTCACGCACGGTCATGCAGTATCTGGACAATGAGCCGTGGTCGTGGGAGGTCAGCTTCTACCCGCGAGATCTGGCGGAGGCCACCGGAATCGACGTGCCCCACGACATTCCGGAGGGCACGACACGCCGACTCGCCGAGCGTGGTTTCGCGGAAACCGCGCATCGGGATACCGTCGTCGCGCGCCCAGCCACTGCTGAGGAGGCGGCCGTGCTCGGTGTCGGGCCCGGAACCATCCTGCTCGATCACCTGCGGATCGGCGCAAACCATGAACGCATCACCCGCGTCACCCGCCATCGATCCACGGCGGCCCGCAACCGTCTGGCTTACGAGCTGGGCGACGACCCAGGTACGGATATCATTCGCAAAACTCTCGGCGCCCCACCGCCGCCCGGCAATTCCCACTCCTTCGAGAGTTCCCTGCTACCCGGCTCACCATGA
- a CDS encoding serine/threonine-protein kinase → MIIGTGSILGGYRIERTLGSGGMGTVYLAEHPSLARYVALKVLWPQLAFDPEYRARFEREAKLAAGLDHPNVVAVQNKGEDRGYLWIALQYVNGTDAATALELEPEAMTADRALRIVGEIGKGLDYAHRSGLLHRDVKPANFLLAPQESGQERVLLADFGIAKPSDDDGQLTRTGTFLATVAYASPEQLSGEPLDSRSDVYSLGCSFYRLLTGENPYRGAQPLAVMMGHINAPPPRISDVRPDLPAELDDVLARVLAKNPGERYDDCAQFVEAAGVALGRMGAPAAGYADDNAYGDNGYRDNNGYGEAKGYGETKGYGETKGYGETKGYGETKGYGETKVSTASWPVAGTSRLEPGASATRRESRDGFGAAAAAASVGPDSHTRDSVRKELGGKRSQRAPWKVVSAVFTGGIVVLAVAVLAINHSGKTDGGVRHAAAPATVAAPPPTTYAPVAPAAPTTTAMAAAQLQDPCQLVTPELRRRSDLGESSDPTTTSEDRTCSWETSGKPHVTAKVSISTEFMQADPGSRNVRVGTGVSGRETSHERDGDGHGDDRGFAVCFVQWPTSYGHIRVTMAGRAGATGTDDLCSAAEDLADGIFDNVKR, encoded by the coding sequence GTGATCATCGGGACCGGATCGATCCTTGGCGGCTATCGCATCGAGCGCACGCTCGGTAGCGGGGGGATGGGGACGGTCTATTTGGCTGAACATCCCTCGTTGGCGCGGTATGTGGCGCTGAAGGTGCTGTGGCCGCAGTTGGCGTTCGATCCGGAGTATCGGGCTCGGTTCGAGCGGGAGGCGAAACTCGCTGCGGGGCTGGATCATCCGAATGTGGTGGCGGTCCAGAACAAGGGGGAGGATCGGGGATATCTGTGGATCGCGCTGCAGTATGTGAACGGGACGGATGCCGCTACCGCGCTGGAGCTCGAACCGGAGGCGATGACCGCTGATCGGGCGCTTCGGATTGTGGGGGAGATCGGTAAGGGGCTTGACTACGCCCATCGGAGTGGGCTGCTGCACCGGGATGTGAAACCTGCCAACTTCTTGCTCGCGCCGCAGGAGAGCGGGCAGGAGCGGGTGCTGCTGGCGGACTTCGGGATTGCCAAGCCTTCGGATGACGACGGCCAGTTGACCCGTACGGGGACCTTTCTGGCGACTGTGGCCTATGCGTCGCCGGAGCAGCTGTCCGGGGAACCGCTCGATTCCCGCAGCGATGTCTACAGTCTCGGGTGCTCGTTCTACCGGCTCTTGACCGGCGAAAACCCTTATCGCGGAGCGCAACCGCTGGCTGTGATGATGGGGCATATCAATGCGCCGCCGCCGCGGATCTCCGATGTGCGGCCTGATCTGCCTGCTGAGCTCGATGATGTGCTGGCCCGCGTGCTGGCCAAGAATCCGGGCGAACGGTATGACGATTGCGCGCAATTCGTCGAGGCGGCGGGCGTGGCGCTCGGTCGGATGGGAGCCCCAGCTGCCGGGTATGCCGACGACAACGCGTACGGCGACAACGGCTATCGGGATAACAACGGGTACGGCGAGGCCAAGGGGTACGGCGAGACGAAGGGCTATGGCGAGACGAAGGGCTATGGCGAGACGAAGGGGTACGGCGAGACGAAGGGGTACGGCGAGACCAAGGTGAGTACCGCGTCGTGGCCGGTCGCCGGTACGTCGCGGCTGGAACCCGGCGCGAGCGCGACGCGCCGGGAATCACGCGATGGGTTCGGCGCCGCCGCTGCGGCCGCGTCTGTCGGTCCGGACTCGCACACACGCGATTCCGTGCGGAAGGAGCTCGGCGGCAAGCGGTCTCAGCGGGCGCCGTGGAAGGTCGTCAGCGCGGTATTCACCGGCGGGATCGTGGTCCTGGCAGTCGCGGTGCTCGCGATCAACCATTCCGGCAAGACCGACGGTGGCGTCCGGCATGCGGCGGCGCCGGCCACTGTTGCCGCACCGCCCCCGACCACGTACGCACCCGTCGCACCTGCCGCGCCGACTACGACGGCAATGGCCGCGGCGCAGCTGCAGGATCCGTGCCAACTGGTCACGCCGGAGTTGCGGCGGCGGTCGGACCTCGGCGAATCCAGCGATCCGACAACCACATCGGAGGATCGCACCTGTAGTTGGGAGACGTCGGGCAAGCCGCACGTCACTGCGAAGGTGTCGATCAGCACGGAATTCATGCAGGCCGATCCGGGCTCACGGAATGTTCGGGTCGGGACCGGGGTCAGCGGACGAGAGACCTCGCATGAGCGTGACGGCGACGGGCACGGTGATGATCGGGGCTTCGCGGTCTGCTTCGTGCAGTGGCCGACCTCCTACGGGCACATCCGCGTCACCATGGCGGGGCGCGCGGGCGCTACCGGCACCGACGACTTGTGCAGTGCCGCCGAGGATCTGGCCGACGGGATCTTCGACAACGTCAAGCGATGA